A section of the Gloeobacter violaceus PCC 7421 genome encodes:
- a CDS encoding response regulator gives MTNNTSVQTRILVVDDQAVMRRGFCSMLRLADHPFAVEEAADGIQALQQFEQLRPDLVLLDVGLPGVSGIEVARRIHSLEPLAKILMVSELEEDFLQAFRVDARGCLLKSVEAQELLNAVGLVLSGYLVFGKAIVRLIFEHAYLPEEPRKPGKLAISLTKREQEILGLIAQEYTNSEIAKHLYISPRTVDSHRARLMQKLGTRNTAGLVRIAVQQGLLQEPTAELRAYYGT, from the coding sequence GTGACAAACAACACATCTGTTCAGACCCGTATTCTGGTCGTCGACGACCAGGCTGTGATGCGCCGGGGCTTTTGCAGCATGCTGCGCCTGGCGGATCACCCATTTGCCGTCGAGGAAGCGGCCGACGGCATCCAGGCGTTGCAGCAGTTCGAGCAACTGCGGCCCGACTTGGTGCTGCTGGACGTCGGATTGCCTGGGGTGAGCGGCATCGAGGTGGCTCGCCGCATCCACAGCCTCGAGCCGCTGGCCAAAATTTTGATGGTGAGCGAACTGGAGGAGGATTTCCTGCAGGCATTTCGGGTCGATGCCCGCGGTTGTCTGCTCAAGAGCGTCGAGGCGCAGGAATTGCTCAATGCCGTGGGTCTGGTGCTCTCCGGGTACCTGGTTTTCGGCAAGGCGATTGTGCGGCTGATCTTTGAGCACGCCTACTTGCCCGAAGAACCGCGCAAGCCGGGAAAACTCGCCATCAGCCTTACCAAAAGGGAGCAGGAGATCCTGGGGCTGATTGCCCAGGAATATACCAACTCCGAAATTGCCAAGCACCTCTACATCAGCCCCCGCACGGTCGATTCCCACCGTGCCCGGTTGATGCAGAAGTTGGGCACGCGCAACACCGCGGGCCTGGTGCGCATCGCCGTTCAGCAGGGTTTGCTGCAGGAGCCGACTGCGGAGTTGCGGGCCTACTACGGCACTTAA
- a CDS encoding ABC transporter permease gives MELKQQTPVTLSLGNGSPPARRGGLDLIETIQLAWGSLLANKLRSALTMLGVIIGIAAVIAMVAIGRGAQAQTEAQLKSLGSNLIFVQNGAASFGGTPGASQGAGTATTLTWDDAKAIAATAQAVEDVAPQLNGRAQATFAGANTNTNLVGTTPSYVKVRDFLPLTGRFFNQIELDQSAKVAVLGQTVVDELGLDSRSALGKSIRIRGEDFLVIGTLEYKGATQFRDQDDQIVLPLTTMAGRIVGVNSLSGIALNNVAVSAESGDQIDAAQFQITNLLRLRHKIVPPRVDDFFIRTQADLVEASNSVTGIFTILLGVTAAISLVVGGIGIMNIMLVSVSERTREIGIRKAIGARSGDILRQFLIEAVVLAASGGLLGIGLGVAAAWAVSATLGWQTSVAAESIALSLGVCVAIGVFFGVYPARQAARLDPIAALRAD, from the coding sequence ATGGAACTCAAACAGCAAACGCCCGTCACCCTGTCTTTGGGCAACGGTTCGCCCCCCGCCCGCCGGGGCGGCCTCGACCTCATCGAGACCATCCAGCTGGCCTGGGGATCGCTGCTCGCCAACAAGTTGCGCTCGGCCCTCACGATGCTCGGGGTGATTATCGGCATTGCGGCGGTGATCGCGATGGTGGCCATCGGCCGGGGCGCCCAGGCCCAGACGGAGGCCCAGCTCAAATCCCTGGGCTCCAACTTGATCTTCGTCCAAAACGGTGCGGCCAGCTTCGGCGGTACCCCCGGCGCCTCCCAGGGGGCAGGCACGGCCACCACCCTCACCTGGGATGACGCGAAAGCGATCGCCGCCACCGCCCAGGCGGTCGAGGATGTGGCACCACAGCTCAACGGCCGCGCCCAGGCCACCTTCGCCGGGGCCAACACCAACACCAACCTGGTGGGCACCACACCTTCCTACGTCAAAGTCCGCGACTTTCTGCCGCTCACCGGCCGCTTCTTTAACCAGATCGAACTGGATCAATCGGCAAAAGTGGCCGTCCTCGGCCAGACGGTCGTCGACGAGTTGGGCCTCGATTCCCGGAGTGCCCTGGGCAAGAGCATCCGCATCCGCGGCGAAGATTTTCTGGTGATTGGCACCCTCGAATACAAGGGCGCCACCCAGTTTCGCGATCAAGACGATCAGATCGTGCTGCCGCTGACGACCATGGCCGGCCGCATCGTGGGGGTCAACTCCCTGAGCGGCATAGCGCTGAACAACGTCGCCGTTTCGGCCGAAAGCGGCGATCAGATCGACGCCGCCCAGTTTCAGATCACCAACTTGCTGCGATTGCGCCACAAGATCGTGCCGCCACGGGTGGACGACTTTTTCATCCGCACCCAGGCCGACCTGGTCGAAGCCTCCAACAGCGTCACTGGCATCTTCACGATCCTGCTTGGAGTCACCGCGGCCATCTCGTTGGTGGTGGGCGGCATCGGGATCATGAACATCATGCTCGTCTCAGTCAGCGAGCGCACCCGCGAAATCGGCATCCGCAAGGCGATCGGCGCGCGCTCGGGCGATATCCTCCGGCAGTTTTTGATCGAAGCGGTGGTGCTTGCGGCGAGCGGCGGCCTGTTGGGGATCGGCCTCGGGGTGGCCGCCGCCTGGGCGGTGAGCGCCACGCTCGGCTGGCAGACGAGCGTCGCCGCCGAGTCGATCGCGCTTTCGCTGGGGGTGTGCGTGGCCATCGGCGTCTTTTTTGGGGTCTACCCGGCCCGGCAGGCGGCCCGGCTCGACCCGATCGCCGCCCTGCGCGCCGATTAA
- a CDS encoding HlyD family secretion protein: MAVISKKRDRRLNWLIIAGVVLAALTTAWLLFGRAEQPAERAQELARQTAPVVREDVVLSVSAAGIVKPLTPVNISPKQPGRLAALYVDQGQAVKKGQVLARMDNTDLQGQLLQAQGTLAAAQANLRKLQAGNRTQEIRQAEQNLRDAEAQLIGARSTYESNAQLFASGAVSRNALDVSRSQYESLQARIGALRQQADLSKAGFRPEDIDTARAQVLQAEGALKTIQTQVNDTAIRAPFAGVITQKFANPGSFVTPTTSASATSSATSSSILAMAGELEAVASVAESDVRNIYPGQSVTLQVDAYPGRSFKGQVRLVAPEAVVVQNVTSFEVRVRITDPDRRLLKSGMNLTAVFRVGERKDALLIPTTAVVSEAGRNGVYLPGGEKPRFKPIEIGATVGTQTQVIGGLAEGDRVYITFPGGRKPNDRPVSNSSPLGGPGAGRSTRAPR; the protein is encoded by the coding sequence ATGGCAGTCATCTCCAAAAAACGCGACCGGCGCCTCAACTGGCTGATTATCGCCGGGGTGGTCCTTGCGGCCCTGACTACCGCCTGGTTGCTCTTCGGCCGCGCCGAACAACCCGCCGAGCGCGCCCAGGAACTCGCCCGTCAGACCGCTCCGGTGGTGCGCGAAGATGTCGTCCTCTCGGTCTCGGCGGCGGGGATCGTCAAGCCCCTCACCCCAGTCAACATCTCCCCCAAGCAACCGGGCCGGCTCGCGGCGCTGTACGTCGATCAGGGTCAGGCGGTCAAAAAAGGCCAGGTTCTCGCCCGCATGGACAATACCGACCTGCAGGGGCAGCTGTTGCAGGCCCAGGGCACCCTCGCCGCCGCCCAGGCCAACTTGCGCAAGTTGCAGGCGGGCAACCGCACCCAGGAAATTCGCCAGGCCGAGCAGAACCTGCGCGACGCCGAGGCGCAGCTGATCGGCGCCCGCTCCACCTACGAGAGCAACGCGCAGTTGTTCGCCTCCGGCGCGGTGAGCCGCAATGCCCTCGACGTCAGCCGCTCGCAATACGAATCGCTCCAGGCGCGCATCGGTGCGCTGCGCCAGCAGGCGGACCTGTCGAAGGCGGGGTTTCGCCCGGAGGATATCGACACCGCCCGCGCCCAGGTGCTCCAGGCCGAGGGCGCCCTCAAAACGATCCAGACCCAGGTGAACGACACGGCCATCCGGGCGCCCTTTGCCGGCGTGATCACCCAAAAATTTGCCAACCCCGGCTCGTTTGTTACCCCGACCACCTCGGCGAGCGCCACCTCCTCCGCCACCTCCTCGTCGATCCTGGCGATGGCGGGCGAACTGGAGGCGGTGGCGAGCGTCGCCGAATCGGACGTGCGCAATATCTACCCCGGCCAGTCCGTGACGCTGCAGGTGGACGCTTACCCGGGACGCAGCTTCAAAGGCCAGGTCCGCCTGGTGGCCCCCGAAGCGGTCGTCGTCCAGAACGTCACCAGCTTCGAGGTGCGCGTGCGGATCACCGATCCCGACCGCCGCCTGCTCAAGTCGGGCATGAACCTGACGGCGGTCTTTAGAGTCGGCGAGCGCAAGGACGCCCTGCTCATCCCGACCACGGCGGTGGTCAGTGAGGCGGGGCGCAACGGCGTCTACCTGCCCGGCGGTGAGAAGCCGCGCTTCAAGCCCATCGAAATCGGTGCCACCGTCGGCACCCAGACCCAGGTGATCGGCGGCCTCGCCGAAGGGGACCGGGTCTACATCACCTTCCCGGGCGGCCGCAAACCCAACGACCGGCCCGTGAGCAACAGCTCCCCCCTGGGCGGCCCCGGCGCCGGCCGTTCTACCCGTGCCCCCCGATAG
- the cofH gene encoding 7,8-didemethyl-8-hydroxy-5-deazariboflavin synthase subunit CofH: MRDWKRLHATLDAAREGREMTVPEAAFLLGQTDPAARELVRSAADRLRAELVGERVSYVINRNINFSNICVQHCSFCAFRRDAQEAGAYSLDFAHILQKTAEAVASGATEICMQGGLNPAVRGAGGRVLDYYLQLVDAIKAPFPRIHLHAFSPQESFFIAREDRLPIETVLAELRAAGVDSMPGTAAEVLHEPVRRRLCPEKLSTLAWVRTVEAAHRTGLPMTSTMLSGHIETAMHRAIHLGVLRTIQKRTGGFTEFVLLPYVGLAAPRALRARVGRDQPELADALLTQAVARLFFGRSLVNHQPSWVKLGLEGAGEALRWGCNDIGGTLMEEHITSMAGARGGTCQTPEALRAAVFQAERTAYQRDTLYQEVAAESIQPAASLKSAAR; this comes from the coding sequence ATGCGCGATTGGAAACGGTTGCACGCCACCCTCGATGCTGCCCGGGAAGGCCGGGAGATGACGGTGCCCGAGGCGGCCTTCTTGCTCGGCCAGACCGACCCGGCGGCCCGCGAGCTTGTCCGCTCGGCCGCCGACCGCCTGCGCGCCGAGCTGGTGGGTGAGCGGGTGAGCTACGTGATCAACCGCAACATCAACTTCTCGAACATCTGTGTTCAGCACTGTTCGTTTTGCGCCTTCCGGCGCGACGCGCAGGAAGCGGGAGCCTACAGCCTCGACTTTGCCCACATCCTGCAGAAGACTGCCGAAGCGGTCGCCTCGGGCGCCACCGAGATCTGCATGCAGGGCGGTCTCAACCCGGCGGTGCGCGGTGCGGGCGGCCGGGTGCTCGACTATTATCTGCAACTGGTAGATGCGATCAAAGCGCCTTTTCCCCGCATTCACCTGCACGCCTTTTCGCCGCAGGAGTCGTTTTTTATCGCCCGCGAGGACCGGCTGCCCATCGAGACGGTGCTCGCCGAACTGCGCGCCGCCGGGGTCGATTCGATGCCCGGCACGGCGGCGGAGGTGCTCCACGAGCCGGTGCGCCGCCGCCTCTGCCCGGAAAAGCTCAGTACCCTCGCCTGGGTGCGCACGGTCGAAGCCGCCCACCGCACCGGTTTGCCGATGACCAGCACGATGCTGTCGGGCCACATCGAGACGGCTATGCACCGGGCCATTCACCTCGGCGTGCTGCGCACCATCCAGAAGCGTACCGGTGGGTTCACCGAATTTGTGCTCCTGCCCTACGTCGGACTTGCCGCCCCCCGCGCCCTGCGCGCCCGCGTCGGGCGCGATCAGCCGGAACTGGCGGACGCGCTGCTCACCCAGGCGGTGGCGCGCCTATTTTTTGGGCGCTCACTCGTCAATCACCAACCCAGTTGGGTGAAGCTCGGCCTGGAGGGGGCGGGCGAAGCGCTGCGCTGGGGGTGCAACGACATCGGCGGCACCCTGATGGAGGAGCACATCACCTCGATGGCCGGAGCCCGGGGCGGCACCTGTCAGACGCCCGAGGCTTTACGCGCAGCCGTCTTTCAGGCCGAACGCACCGCGTACCAGCGAGACACGCTCTACCAGGAAGTGGCCGCAGAAAGTATCCAGCCGGCCGCATCGCTCAAGTCCGCCGCCAGATAA
- a CDS encoding D-glycero-alpha-D-manno-heptose-1,7-bisphosphate 7-phosphatase, with product MLRQAVFLDRDGVLNQERGYLHRLADLELIPGVAKAVRRLNDAGMFTVLVSNQSGPARGYYPPSHVDALHERLATLLAAEAGAALERMLYAPTLSPTEGGTHAGYSHWSTWRKPNTGMLVAAAWRFGLDLSASFMVGDKATDIDLARNAGCRGILVQTGFGEQVRSGSYQYTVEPDYLAADLSDAAGWILSAATSW from the coding sequence GTGCTTAGGCAGGCGGTTTTTCTCGATCGCGACGGTGTGCTCAACCAGGAGCGGGGCTATCTGCACCGGCTTGCGGATCTGGAGTTGATCCCCGGTGTGGCAAAGGCGGTGCGCAGGCTCAACGACGCAGGTATGTTCACGGTGCTGGTCTCCAATCAGTCGGGACCGGCGCGCGGGTACTACCCGCCAAGCCACGTCGATGCCCTGCACGAGCGACTCGCGACGTTGCTCGCGGCGGAGGCGGGGGCCGCTCTCGAGCGGATGCTCTATGCGCCGACCCTCAGCCCAACCGAGGGCGGCACCCACGCGGGTTACAGCCACTGGTCCACCTGGCGCAAGCCGAATACGGGCATGCTCGTGGCGGCGGCCTGGCGATTCGGTCTGGATCTCTCGGCCAGTTTCATGGTCGGCGATAAAGCCACCGATATCGACCTGGCCCGCAACGCCGGCTGCCGGGGCATTCTGGTGCAGACAGGCTTTGGGGAGCAAGTGCGTTCGGGCAGCTACCAGTACACCGTCGAGCCGGATTATCTGGCGGCGGACTTGAGCGATGCGGCCGGCTGGATACTTTCTGCGGCCACTTCCTGGTAG
- a CDS encoding alpha/beta hydrolase, which translates to MTGSIVASEYLKSADGLRLHITRWDVNEPFGTLLVLPGKGEHGGRYGQLAAGLAACGWQTWGLDPRGQGLSDGARSRIGSYDEFLTDIAAALEALGREFPGRPAVVLGYSMGAVTGVLAALRWPERIQGLICVSPAFVIDNRLRGLAKVFAYLGSWLFPQRIVASGYNPAAVTNCPLEQQQIAADPLIDGTTRPRLVVELHKAGAQCLRLAPRLAIPTLILATAFDRIVDARGAQAFYDRLPGDRTLHWYDDQLHDLLHERRSAEVTGEITGWLRERWPGA; encoded by the coding sequence ATGACCGGTTCAATCGTTGCCAGCGAGTATCTGAAGTCTGCCGATGGCCTGCGCCTGCACATCACTCGCTGGGATGTGAACGAGCCTTTTGGGACGTTATTGGTGTTGCCCGGCAAGGGTGAACACGGCGGTCGCTACGGCCAACTGGCCGCCGGGCTGGCCGCCTGCGGCTGGCAGACCTGGGGACTGGATCCTCGCGGTCAGGGGCTTTCCGACGGAGCGCGCTCCCGGATCGGTTCCTATGACGAATTTCTGACCGATATCGCAGCAGCCCTGGAAGCACTCGGGCGGGAGTTTCCCGGTCGGCCCGCGGTCGTGCTCGGATACAGCATGGGAGCGGTGACAGGAGTACTGGCAGCCCTGCGGTGGCCCGAACGCATCCAGGGACTCATCTGCGTCTCACCGGCTTTTGTGATCGACAATCGCCTGCGGGGTCTTGCGAAGGTTTTTGCGTACCTGGGAAGCTGGCTGTTTCCACAGCGAATCGTCGCATCGGGCTACAATCCGGCCGCGGTGACCAACTGCCCCCTTGAGCAGCAGCAGATTGCCGCCGATCCGCTCATCGACGGTACCACCCGGCCCCGTCTGGTGGTGGAATTGCACAAGGCGGGGGCACAATGCCTGCGCCTGGCTCCCCGGTTGGCTATTCCAACGCTCATTCTTGCCACTGCTTTTGATCGCATCGTCGATGCGCGGGGGGCACAGGCTTTTTACGACCGCCTCCCGGGCGATCGAACCCTCCACTGGTACGACGATCAACTGCACGATCTGTTGCACGAGCGGCGCAGTGCCGAGGTGACGGGCGAGATTACCGGTTGGCTGCGGGAGAGATGGCCGGGTGCTTAG